A DNA window from Solanum lycopersicum chromosome 3, SLM_r2.1 contains the following coding sequences:
- the LOC101248753 gene encoding uncharacterized protein, with amino-acid sequence MSPFVASRGRRCRSSVGLFKVGDIDLIGPELVYEAIEKVSLIRERLRMTQSRQKSYVDSRRRDLEFEVSDRVYLKISPMKGVMIFGKKQKLIPRYVGPYQILKHIEKVSYELELLNELAPVHPVFHVPMLKKCIVDPVSIIPLKGLGVDETLSYEEVPVEINDRKVKRLINNEVDPVTVLLRN; translated from the coding sequence ATGTCTCCTTTTGTAGCTTCAcgtggtaggagatgtaggtcttcGGTTGGTTTGTTCAAGGTAGGTGATATTGATCTTATTGGTCCCGAGTTGGTTTATGAAGCTATTGAGAAAGTCTCTCTCATTAGGGAGAGGTTGAGGATGACTCAAAGtaggcaaaagtcttatgttgATTCAAGGAGAAGGGACCTAGAATTTGAAGTTAGTGATAGGGTCTATTTGAAAATCTCTCctatgaagggtgttatgataTTCGGCAAAAAGCAGAAACTTATTCCCCGGTATGTCGGcccatatcaaattttgaagcACATTGAAAAAGTTTCATATGAGTTGGAATTGCTAAATGAGTTGGCCCCGGttcacccggtatttcatgttcctatgcttaaaaagtgtattGTGGACCCGGTGTCCATTATTCCTCTAAAAGGGTTAGGAGTTGATGAAACCctttcctatgaagaggttccagtaGAGATCAATGACCGAAAAGTCAAGAGATTGATAAATAATGAAGTAGATCCTGTGACTGTTTTATTGAGAAATTAG